A portion of the Cellulophaga algicola DSM 14237 genome contains these proteins:
- a CDS encoding carboxypeptidase-like regulatory domain-containing protein — protein MKKALLITFFLISNICFGQLKSVIIDSETKGKIPYVNIWVENENIGTTSNENGEFELEIDGNKIVLFSAIGFETRKISSDSIKNTVKLKPLITELEEIVISSKKLTQELTIGEFKKSKINNYFGCGIKPWITARYFEYKDDYEKTSFLKTIRVLTKSDVKNSKFNIRLYGVRENGEPKNYIYNQNIIGIAKKGKKTTEIDVSKLNIEFPKSGFFIAIEWFIIEENKYEYKYTMEGSRKKLEGISYEPAIGTIPAETDENSWIFNQGKWRKVWKNNGGIKKYNGKYSLMAIELTLSN, from the coding sequence ATGAAAAAAGCACTTTTAATAACATTTTTTTTAATTTCAAACATTTGTTTTGGTCAATTAAAATCAGTAATCATTGACAGCGAAACGAAAGGAAAAATACCTTATGTAAATATTTGGGTGGAAAATGAAAACATTGGAACAACATCGAACGAAAATGGAGAATTTGAATTAGAAATTGATGGAAATAAAATAGTTCTATTTTCTGCAATCGGGTTTGAGACGAGGAAAATATCATCTGATTCAATAAAAAATACTGTAAAATTAAAACCTTTAATAACTGAATTAGAAGAAATAGTAATCAGTTCTAAAAAATTAACTCAAGAATTGACAATTGGTGAATTTAAAAAATCTAAAATCAATAACTACTTTGGTTGCGGAATAAAACCTTGGATTACTGCTCGATATTTTGAATATAAAGATGACTATGAAAAAACATCCTTTCTAAAAACAATACGAGTTTTAACAAAAAGCGACGTAAAAAACTCAAAGTTTAATATTAGACTTTATGGTGTAAGGGAAAATGGAGAACCTAAAAATTATATTTATAACCAAAACATAATTGGAATTGCAAAGAAAGGAAAGAAAACGACTGAAATTGACGTTTCAAAATTAAATATTGAATTTCCCAAAAGTGGTTTTTTTATTGCTATTGAGTGGTTTATAATAGAAGAAAATAAGTACGAATATAAATATACAATGGAAGGTTCAAGAAAAAAATTAGAAGGAATTTCTTACGAACCTGCAATAGGAACAATTCCTGCAGAAACTGATGAAAATAGTTGGATATTTAACCAAGGAAAATGGAGAAAAGTTTGGAAAAACAATGGAGGAATTAAAAAATATAACGGAAAGTATAGTTTAATGGCAATTGAATTAACACTTTCGAATTAA
- a CDS encoding DMP19 family protein yields the protein MEKESFSALSWMTEEMKDAIRDREKIVQEENIEKLFSLRDNSDFSIALYEILVNRHDKNPNSLNQIQLNLFLSMHMENAGQADSILSFLQERFPEHKEQIVKSLNEIGAIKSSKIIKQAIELLPENDSWFFDSSDENSERIMMKLDSEFSNYPDGPMEDLYFKYAEKHKNKLEKPTYKNTYK from the coding sequence ATGGAAAAGGAATCATTTAGTGCACTTTCTTGGATGACAGAAGAAATGAAAGATGCAATACGTGATCGAGAAAAAATTGTGCAAGAGGAAAATATTGAAAAACTATTTTCATTACGAGATAATTCCGATTTTTCAATAGCATTATATGAAATTCTAGTAAATAGACACGATAAAAATCCAAATTCACTTAACCAAATTCAACTGAATCTATTTCTGAGTATGCATATGGAAAATGCAGGTCAAGCAGATAGTATTTTAAGTTTTTTACAAGAAAGATTTCCAGAACATAAAGAACAAATAGTAAAATCACTAAATGAAATTGGGGCGATAAAATCTTCAAAAATCATAAAACAAGCGATTGAATTACTTCCAGAAAATGATAGTTGGTTTTTCGATAGTTCAGACGAAAATTCCGAAAGAATAATGATGAAATTGGACAGTGAATTTTCTAATTATCCAGATGGTCCAATGGAGGATTTATATTTTAAATACGCAGAAAAGCACAAAAATAAACTGGAAAAACCTACCTACAAGAACACCTATAAGTAA